The genomic interval ATTCACTGGGCGTCTTCCCTTCAGCTCCTTTGCCCACGTGGTGAACGCTGTGGAGCTGTGAGACTGTGAGGGTAGCGTTCCAGCTGTCTGGACTCTCTGTCTCCTACTGAGATGCAGCCTGTAGGTCCACAGGCCAGTCCTCCCAGGAATTCAAATGTGAGTGAATGTGAGGAGGAGCCAGCAGGCTTCCAGAGGGGGAGGCAGTGTGGTCTGTAGCCTCAGAGGCAGAAGAGCCTCCAGGTCATAAGGAAGGTGGGCCATGGAGTGAAGGGGGATCAGATGAAGATGGGGTGAGTGTTGGGGGTGCTGTTGGAGGTATCAGAGTCTTAGAAGTGTCTGGAACCCCCAGTAGGGGACAGATTCCAGACTTCTTGGTGGGGACCCAGGAATGGGCTGTGTGGGCAGTAGGGAAGGTGCCTGGGAACTGGGAATGCTATGAGCTGGTGACCGCAGCCCCAAGGTCTGTAGAGTGCCTGGTAGAAGTGTCCAGTGGCAACCACCCAATGCTGTGTCACAACTTTTCAACTCCGCCCTGGAGGTTCGAATTGGGGGGACTGTGTGTTCCAACAAAACTTTGATTTTAGGGAGGAAATCATCCAAGCAAAGGATGTGTGATGAAAGCCGTGGTCACTGCAGTTTTAATTCTCTAGCTGTATAAGTTTAAATATCTCCACGATGGAGAATCCAGTTGTGAAACCAAACCTCATGGGAAAGATCCCGTGTCATTTGCCAGGAGCATTAAGACATTGGTCTGCTAGCTTGCCAAACATAAGTGGCTTTTCAAGCATTCGATTCAGAAGATATACACACTTCTACTCGCCCTAGGACTTACTTTCaaagtatttccattttttttactgGCTGAGATTTAACATTTGGCCATGGAAGTAGTCAAATATAACTATTCTCTCAAACACACTTTCCCAATCACAGTATTCTGTTTGCAGAGTGAAATATGAGTTGGCGAGGAAGATCAACATATAGGCCTAGGCCAAGAAGTTTACAGCCTCCTGAGCTGACTGGGACTATGCTTGTGAGTGCTTtgacatttctgtgttttttattaGCAGAAATTTCTTTTGTGATAGTGTTGTTGCACTAGTATCGATACACTGATAAATGTCTTTCATGTTGATAAAACTGATCATGGCATCTCATGAAGGAAAGACTAATCCAAGAGGATTACATTCTGGTTTTGCCTGCATGGATAATCTTGTGTTCTCTACCATGACTTCCTCCTCATGCTTATGGATAACAGATTGCACAAATCCATCCCAACATAGATTAAAATGGCTTCCAAAGCCTTTGAGGGTAACTGTCTTAGAGTAACCTCTCTTTGGGAAGAGTAACTTTGTGAAGAATAAGTATATGGGATAATGTTGGAGAAGTGTCTTTAGACTTACTTGTGATTAGAAGTATCTGTgtattctgtatatttttattattgacatGTATTAATAACAAGACTTTGTATCTGCACACACACTGCCTTCCCTTTGTCCCAGGAGCCCAGTGTTGAAGAGCCTGAAGAAGAGAAACCACCCACTGAAAGTCGGGATCCTACACCTGATCAGAAGAGAGAAGATGATCAGGGTGTAGCTGAGATTCAAGGTGctggaaagggaaagaaataatgtCTGTTGTGGGGAGGAGGCCTATGTGTGCATCATGCTTTATGCCATGACCAGTAAAAGGAGGAAACAAAACGTTAGGAAAGAACCTCAAACATTTGCTCAGAGTAGGCTGGAAAAGTGAAGAGCATAGTTTGCAGCTTCGTGCATTCCCTGgatataataaatctctttttttttcaagattaatTTTGTATGCTTGAAAATACATCTCTTGCTAAATAAGATGAAGCTTTAAtttgatatataaaaatgtacattatttcaCTTGATTAATTTGATCTTCTTAGAATGTTGCTGTATGATTGGCTTAGCTGTGGTGTTAACAGTGTTGTAAGCATCCTTTTCTAGTCACCCTACCTTACAACACCCTGAATAAATCCCATTTGCATAGGGATGTTAGCCCTATTTTATAGAAAGGAAATGGATGCTCAGAGATTGAGGTTTACCGAGAACACTTGAGTCATGGAGACAGAATTCATATTAAGTTCCAAGGTTTGTGTTCTTCCTGTCATCTACGTTGTTAGAGAACATGAATGATTTTGCTTAAAATACTTGATACTCGAAGGTGTCTCTACTGTAAGCTACTTCAGTATTGGCTCAGGAGAAAACACAGTTCAGTAAAGCAGTACAGCAACTCCAGAAAAGTGCTTAGTGAACGACAGCCACTGTTGTCTTTGATCGATATTTTTGACAGTACCTTTGGTAAAAGGTGGATttttaaggaaattttaaaagttgcctAAAcacttttataattagaaaactcaaaataCCATAAAATTATAGTACTTAAAGTACTATAAAATTAAAGCACTATAAAATCAAAgtactataaaattataatttttaaatcctgAACTCTCACTGGAAGACTGCGATTTTCCTCTTATTTATGATACTATATTCTCAATgggatttatttataaaaagttatatatagGGCCTTTGGAcctaaaaataactttaattaattttaacCAAGTAATTTTCAAATTACCTCAACAAGATGCAGCTGTCACAATTGTAAGTTTTTGTCATAAGCCCAGGAATTCATCGATCTAATCTTCCAGAAAATTACCTTTGAGTTATTATTAAAATGCTATGCATACAGCAAACTTCAGATATCTTACATAATTGATACTCACTATTTATAAAGCACAATGGCAAAGTATAGGAAATGAGGGTGCAGTGTGATTTATCCTTAGATTGTCATTTTAAATTAGATTTCACGCCAgttgcattggctcacacctgtaatcccagcaatttgggaggcggaggctggtagatcccttgagcctgTGTTAggaaccagcctgggaaacatggagaaacatcAGAAAATTTTCTGtgccaaaaataaatacaaaaattagccttggtggtggcatgtgcctgtagtctcagctattcacaAGGCTGAGAcgggggattgcttgagttcaggaggtcagggctgcagtcatctgagatcacacccctgtactccagcctggaagatagagtgaaaccctgtattaaaaaataaatacataaaataaaacaggaattcATAATACAGGAAAATAAAGGTGTGACATCTTTGTGTCACATTTATTATCACACTAACCTACAGGCTTTTATTTCATAATTCTGTGGAACAGAATATTATTACTTCCTTAATTATACTTCATGTTTGTTTACTTAAGTTTAcaacctttgtattttttagtgccTGACCTGGAAGCTGATCTCCAGGAGCTGTGTCAGTCAAAGACTGGGGGTGAATGTGGAGACGGTCCTGATGTCAAGGGGAAGATTCTACCCAAAGTAGAGCACTTTAAAATGCCAGAAGCAGGTGTGTTATTCATTAAGACGCAAAATTatgtgatttctattttttataatgttataATTTTGATCATAGAGAGATAACATTATTGCCAATTTAATAACGTGTTTCAAATACACACTTTTTTGAAAGGTAGTTCAGACCCCAAATGCCTGACTGCAAGACTTAAACACTACCAGATACAGACACAAATTGGGTAAAGACATATTGAATTATCCAATATTAAAGCATTTACTTATTTCTGAGTATAACCAACAGCTAACAATTTTCAGATTCTTttccaatttctgcttttaacAAATACATCATGCATTTGTAGTACCAGACTGTGTGAAATATGCTGAGCACTGAATATCAGATCTATGATAATTTGTGAGATTCTGGACAAATTCCCTAAATTCTACACCCAAATTTGCTGTTATTGAAAATGGTGAATTCAAATCAAATGTATTAAAAATCTGTTTCAATGCTCAGCTCTTGTTCTGTTGGACAGAATACAAAGATATTCCAGTTTCCATGATTTGTTTTTCCTAACAATCAGATTCTGTCCAATTATAGTATCTGAGCTGAAATTTCATTGCTCCTAAGAAAATGAGCGGGCACTCTGCTTGATATTTGTTTTCCAGTATGTAGACCTTCATGAGTATTCTTGGATTTTGTCAATTTCTGAATTGTCTGGCTCTTAAAGAATAATTGCATTTTAAAGCCTTCCCACAGTGAAGCCTTCAATGACTGAGTAATAAAATAGCAAGAGACAGTCTAGTTTCTGTGGTCGATGAAGTAGGGAGAACGCATGTAGGTCAGTGATGCTCAAGGTGGGTGTAAGATGCCTGTGCTAAGCATGCTCCCTGGCCTCCTGTCAGTCTTCATGAGCTACTGTGTATAATAAAGACACATATGATATTATCACCTCTAACCATATAATAGGTTATGTATTACAGGTTTCTAGCCTGACACATCAGATGATAGGACTTAAAGTTCAAAGACCATAAGGTACTAATTCCTGAGTAGTCCACATAAGTATCTTTTACACATGTTTTCCAAATTGCTGACTGTTAACTAGAAGAGTTTCTGAATTTGCAGGAAGAATTCCAGTTTCAGGGAAGAAATTATCTAAATGTTTTTACTCCGCACTGCTGAACCATTCTGTTAAACTATTCACATTAAAAGATAGTTTTCAAGAGCCTATTGAACAAGTCTCAGTTGTATTCTTAGAAAGATCATAGCCTTAAATGCACATCTTATTAAAATAGATAGCAAATTACATGATAAAATAGcaatcatatatataataataaaagagcaaCAGAATAAACCTAATGGAAAAGGAAAGACGTACATAATAACAGACAGGTATGAACCATTAGTAAAAGGAAAACTAATCCAAAAGTAATACATTTAACacattgttaattttaaaatagctagttTCCACAGTCTTGAAGAGAATGGGAAAAGCACAATACAGAATATGAAGAATACACAGATATTGAATATATAGTATAACTGAAAGTGAAtacattctgttttgttttgtttatgagacagagtctcgctctgttgcccaggctggagtgcagcagcatgatcttcactgcaacctttgtttcccaggttcaagtgatactcctgctcagcctactgagtagctgggactgcaggcatgcaccaccatgcccagctattttgtatttttggtagagatgaggttttgccatgttggacaggctgttctcaaactcctgacctcaggtgatccatctgtctcagcctccaaaaatgctgcgattacaggcatgagccactatgcccacctGAAAGTGAATACATTCTTAAACTctaatattttcagaatatagATGAAATCGTTGATAAGCTAGGAATGcatacattattaaatatatcCCAGTAATACTTGAATATCTATTCATCACAAACATGATGAATGAATTTGTGAAATTTGCCAGTGGTCCCTTGATAACACTTAgtttaagaaacaaatatttagtgGTTCTAGATGTCTTCTGCTACAACTCcatttctctctccatttctttttttgtatcatACTGTTCATGATATATACCTCTTTCATATTTTGATatcaataatgataatgatagatTAAAATGAATGTGATGATATAATTAATTATACAAAGGGGAATTTGTTCAGGTGTAAAAAGAGATaattggaaccaaaaaagagcctggatagccaagacaatcctaagcaaaaaaaaaaaaaaacaaaaaaacacaccaagctggaagcatcatgctacttgacttcaaactaccACAAAACTGCAGTAACAAAAACACcatggtaccaaaacaaatatattgaCGAATGGAATAGAAGagaggcctcaaaaataacaccacacgtccacaaccatcttatctttgacaaatctgacaaaaacaagcagtgggcaaaggattccctatttaataaatggcgttggaAAAACTAGCTTGctgtatgcagaaagctgaaactggatctcttccttacaccttatacaaaagttaataccagatggattaaagatttaaacataagacctacttccataaaaatcctagaacaaaacctagacaaaaccattcaggacataggcataggaaaggacttcatgactaaaacaccaaaagcaatgacaacagaagccaaaacagactaatgggaactaattaaaattaagagcttctgcacagcaaaagaaactatcatagagtgaaccggcaaccaacagaatgggaaaaaattttgcaatctacccatctgacaaagggctaatatccagaatctacaaagaagtaaaacaaattgacaaaaaaaaaaaccaaccccatcaaaaagtgggcaaaggatgtgaacagacatttttcaaaagcagacatttatgcagccaacaaacatatgaaaaaaagccacACCTTTGGTCCAGGAGCCCAGTGATGAAGAGCCTCAAGAAGAGAAACCACCCACTGAAAGTCAAGATCCTACACCTGGTCAGAAGGGAGAAGAAGATCAAGGTGCTACTGAGATTCAACGTgctgggaagggaaagaaagaatgtcTATGGTGGGGGGTGGGTAGAGGAGTCCTAGATGTGCATCATGATTTATACCATAAACAGTaacaggaggaaagaaaacattagGAAAGGATCTCAAACACTTGCTGAAAGTTGGCGGGAAAAAGTGAAGAGCATAGTTTGCAGCTTCATGCAGTCTCTGATTACAATGaatcttatctttttctttgaggTTTATTTTGCATTCTTGAAAATACAGTCCTGGACTgattcaagatggcatggtgagaacaacccaggattgaagctctcagtgaatgcatggagggtgagtcagggccgcatttccagacagatctttgttgcccacagaacggggaaattcccaggtataaaagagatgcaggacgccagTGAAGCAGGTTTGGCTGGTGCAGGTGGCAGCCGCTGCAGTTGGTGGCTGGCGCTGCAgcgcagcggcgctccacagtgctccacacaaagcgcactggtccgggtgccctgtttaaccggcaatctgagacttgagaaggcagattggcatatccatctgattgaatgggacttggacagtgagccaggccaggagattctagggaaacggcatttgggccagggcagtgggacaaacaaaacagcgattccaaatgctccaggtgcagagtttcactgtgggcacagctgaacccaggatggtacagtgcggtgggggaggggcgtttgccattactgaggcaacccgcccctactgaggtacactcccattgctgacacaggctgccattgctgaggcaacccgccacaacagagagactccactgcagggcgtagccagtggcagcagggcggagaccgcagcagcagggcagagcctgcagcaacagggtggacctcacaccagcagggcagaggctcggcaggcaaatagtgactagactgcctcgtagctgggcaggacagcacaacggacacataaagaaagccccaacccccccagacagagcatctgagaaaaaagggtttttttaatgagttctgctgcagcagaattaaatgtagcagcttaacaaccctgaatgaacaacagagctcacagatcagcacttgagctcctataaagtacaaactgtctcctcaagcacctccctgacccctctatatccagaagactgatatttggcaggtatcattctgggacaaagatagcagaaaaagaaactggtaacatccctcactgttctgcagccgctataggtgcaccccagacacgcaggacctggagtggacctcagcagtcatacagtggaggggctagactggtagaaggaaaaccaagtaacagaaatacttcatcatcaacaatctggacgtccactcagagacccaatcgaaaagtcagcaactactcagacgacaggtggataaatcgacaaagataggaagaaaccagtgcaaaaataaggaaaacacccgaaaccagaacacctcgcctcctacaaaggaccaaaactcctcacaagcaaggaaacaaagctggatggagaatgactgtgacaaaatgacggaattagacttcagaaggtggataatgagaaacttttgtgaactaaaagaacgtgttttaaatcaatgcaaagaaactaagaaccttgaaaaaagatttgaaaaaagattcgaggaaatgataacaagaatggataacttagagaggaatatgaatgaattaaaggagctgaaaaacacaacaggagaacttcacaaagcatgcacaagtttcaacagccaaactgaacaagcagaagaaagaatatcagaagtcgaagaccaactcaatgaaataaaacgagaaaccaagattagagaaaaaaacgcaaaaaggaatgaacaaagtctccaagaaatgtgggactatgtgacaagacctaacctacgtttgataggtgtaccagaaccggacgaagagaatgaatccaagctggaaaatagccttcaggatattacccaggaaaatttcctgcacctagcaaggcaggccaacactcaaatccaggaaatacagagagcaccataaagatattccgcaagaagagcaaccccgaggcacataatcgtcagattcaccagggttgaaataaaggagaaaatactaagggcagccagagagaaaggtccggtcacccacaaaaggaagcccatcagacgcacagcagatctctcagcagaaactctacaagccagaagagagtaggggccaatattcaacatccttaaagaaaagaactttcaacccagaatttcatatccagccaaactgggcttcagaaatgaaggaaaaataaaatcctttgcaaacaagcaggtactcagagattttgtcaccaccaggccagctttaaaagacctcctgaaagaggcactacacatagaaaggaacaaccagtaccagccattccaaaatcacactaaatgctaaagagcatcaacataatgaagaatctacaacaactaattgGCAAAAcggccagctagcatcaaaatggcagtatcaaattcacacataacaatattaaccctaaatgtaaatggactaaatgcaccaatcaaaagacacagactggcaaattgtataaaaacccaaaacccatcagtgtgctgtatccaggaaacccatctcacatgcaaggatacacaaaggctcaaaataaagggatggaggaagatttaccaagcaaatggagagcaaaaaaaaaaagcaggagttgcaattctcatctctgataaaatagactttaaagcaacaaagatcaaaagagacaaagaaggccattatataatggtaaaaggatcgatacaacaagaagagctaacgatcctaaacgtatatggacccaatacaggaacacccagatacataaggcaagttcttaatgacttacaaagagacttagactcccacacaataatagtgagagactttaacactccactgtcaataatagacagatgaaccagacaaaaaatcaacaaggatatccagggcttgaactcagacctggaacaagcaaacctgatagacatttacggaactctccaccccaaatccacagaatagacattcttctcagcaccacatcacacctactctaaaattgaccacataattggaagtaaagcactcctcagcaaatgcaaaacaactgaaatcataacaaacagtctctcagaccatagtgcaatcaagttagaactcagaattcagaaaccaacccagaaccgcacagcttcatggaaactgaacaactggctcttgaatgttgactggataaacaatgaaatgaaggcagaaataaagttcttcgaaaccgacaagaatgaagacacaacatgctagaatctctgggacacttttaaagcagtctctagaggaaaatatatagcaataagtgcccctatgaggagaatggagagatccaaaattgacaccctatcatcaaaattgaaggagctagaggaggaagatcagaaaaactcaaaacctaccagaagacaggaaataactaagatcagagctgaactgaaggagatagagacacgagaaccccttcaaaaaatcaataaaaccaagagctggttttttgaaaagatcaacaaaatagacagaccactagccagattgattaaaaataaaagagagaacaaccaaatagatgcaataaaaaatgataaagggaaaattacCACAcattccaaagaaattcaaaccatcatcagagaatattacaaacaactctatgcacataaactagtaaacctggaagaaatggataaattcctggactcctgtgtcctcccaagcctaaaccaggaggaagctgaaactatgaatagaccaataacaagggcagaagtcgaggcagcaattaagagcataccacacaaaaaaagcccaggtccagacgggttcacagccgaattctaccagacacacaaagaggagctggtaccattccttctaaaactatttcaaagaatCCAAAAAGTGGGAAtaattcccaaatcattttacgagatcaacatcatcctgataccaaaacccgccagagacccaacaagaaaagaa from Callithrix jacchus isolate 240 chromosome X, calJac240_pri, whole genome shotgun sequence carries:
- the LOC100400283 gene encoding X antigen family member 2 → MSWRGRSTYRPRPRSLQPPELTGTMLEPSVEEPEEEKPPTESRDPTPDQKREDDQGVAEIQVPDLEADLQELCQSKTGGECGDGPDVKGKILPKVEHFKMPEAGVLFIKTQNYCSLRKRGNSVKQDSNPRNELNQRNTDQREQPLFPLINIFDMPDLEADLNQLSPSKTGDECGDGPDVQGMILPKIRSI